The genomic DNA CTTTACCGATGCCTTTGGACGATCGCTCTTGCTGAGCTTTATTGTGCTAACGGTGTCGATCGCGGTAAGCGTGATGGCGGGTTTGGCGTTTCGGCGTCGCTTTGCCGGATCAACGACGCTGTTTTATCTAACGATTTCCAGTCTGGTGGTGCCGAGTGTGCTGGTGTCGCTGGGCATCGGGATCGCCTTTCAGGTGTTGGGGCTGCAAACGGACTGGTTTTCGTCGGGTCTGGGAGCGCAGTTGACCTGGACAGTGCCTTTTGCCTTCCTGATTATGATCGGCGTGTTTAACCGCTTCAATCCCTCCTATGAGGAAGCCGCCAGAGATCTGGGAGCAGGCAATCTCTCGACGTTTCGCGAGGTCGTGCTGCCGCTGATTGCACCGAGTCTGATTGGGGTGGGCTTGCTGGCGTTTACGCTGTCCTACGATGAATTTACGCGCACGTCGCTGGTTTCGGGGCAGTACAACACTCTGCCTCTGGAAATCTTTGGCATGACGACGAACGTAACTTCGCCTGCGCTATACGCTCTGGGAACGCTGACCACTGCCTTTTCCTTTGCGGTGATCGCCAGTGCGCTGACGGCTTATCAGTTTTTCTCGCGGAAGCAGCGGGGGTAATACCAGATAGCCTCCACCAGTAAGTTCTAGCTTTTGTTCTGAGCCTCTCTAAGGAATATTAACAGGAACATATTTGAAACATTCTCGAAGCTCTAACTGGAACAATCGCCAAACGATCGATCAGGCGTAGACGGCAACCGGAACTCGTTTGTAGGCAGGGGTGCCGGACTGGGGATCGATTTTTGCCTTGAAGATGACATTGACTTCCGGGTAGAACATCATAGCTGCGCCTTCGCGAATGCCGCCGAAGATGATTTCCACGTTTTCCAGTTTTCCGGCGTCGCCCTGCACTGTGACCCGCTGGTGTTCCTGGAAGCCTGCCTTTTCTGCGTCCGATCGATTCATTAAAATACAGTTTCGGTGGGGCATCCCGCGATATTTGTCGTTCGGTTTGTAGACGACGGTGTTGTGCTGGGAGTAGCTTCTGCCTGTGCCGAGGGTGAGGACGATTGCCTGCTTCGCCTCTGTTACACCGAAGTCCTCCAGAGTGGGCAGTGTCAATTCGGGAATTTGCGTCACAAACATTTTTGCTTTGCCCGAAGCAGTAGGGAACTTGGGTTCGTTGAAAACGCGATCGGCGATCGTGAATTCCTCTTTAGTGTCGTCGATCTGGGCGATCGCTTCGTAGCCGGGAATGGTTTTGGCGATGAGTTGGCGGACGTAGCGAGTGTCTTGCAGTTTGCGCCAGTCGATGGGGTCTGTGCCCTGGATGCGGTGGGCGATCTCGGTGAGGAGTTCGATTTCGGAAGTCAGATCGGCATCCTGTCCGTTCAGGTGGCTCTTGCCTTCGTCGTTCAGGCGGACAAAGTTATTGCCCGATTCGGTGGTGGTTTTGTGCGGATTCTCGAAGCGGTTAAACACGGGCAGGATCAGGGTATTTTGCCGCGCCAGTCCGTGAAAATGTCCCAGGTTCGGCTTTGTGGCGACATAGAAAATGGTGTCGATGTTGCCCAGTGCCCGTTTTGCCTGATTGAGGTCAGGATTTGCGGCGTAGAAATTGCCGCCCAGACAGAGTAAAGTATCCACCTGATCTTGATCCGCTGCTTCCATGAGTACCCGCGCATCGTAGCCCTGAACGCGACTGAGGGGCTTACCCAATAGTTTCTCTAGCGCCTGCTGAATTTGCTGCTTCAGGCGAACCGTCACGCCCATCGAGCCAAAGCCCTGCACGTTGGAATGTCCGCGAATCGGCATGGTGCCTGCCCCCGGCTTGCCCGCGTTTCCGGTCATCAGGGCAGTATTGGCGATCGTCAACACATTCTCTGTGCCATTCTCATGGTGCGTAATCCCCATTGCCCAGGCAAAGACCACCGCTTTTGAAGTGCCGATCATCTGCGCTGCAAGCTGAATTTCATCCTGAGACACGCCGCAGGCTGAGGTAATCGTTTCCCAGTCAGTCGATCGCGCCCGATCGATCACCGCTCCCCAGCCTTCCGTATGCGTTTTCAGATAATCCCACTGGACAAGATTTTGCTCAATCAGTGCCTTCTGAATCCCGATCAACAGAGCCGTATCGCTGCCGGGGACAGGCTGGAGGTAAAGCGAAGAAATATCGGTGCCGCCGCTGAGGAGGGATTTAATCGGGAATGCCGGAGACGCAAATTTGACCAGACCAACCTCGATCGCTGGATTAATCACAATCACTTTGCCGCCGCGATCGCGGATTTCGATCAGCTCGTTCATCAAGCGCGGGTGGTTTGCCGGAGCGTTAGAGCCAATCATCACCACACAGTCACTCTGCTTCAGGCTTTCCAGACTCACCATCGACGTGCCGGAGCCAAACATCTGCTTTAGCCCTACCGTGGAAGGCGCGTGGCACAGATCCGAGCAGTCCGCCAGATTATTTGACCCCATCGCCCGCAGCATGAGCTGCAACAAAAAGGCTGCTTCATTAGACGATCGCCCCGAACTGTAGGACGCGACTCGCTCTGGGGGTTTTCGGAATGCCGCTGCCGCAATCTCATACACTTCGTCCCAGGAAATGCGCTCGTAGTGCGACTGTCCCGCCCGCAAAATCACCGGAAAGCTTAAGCGACCCAGGC from Leptolyngbya ohadii IS1 includes the following:
- a CDS encoding ABC transporter permease; its protein translation is MKRQSLSFYLLAAFFALFVLFLYGPMFTIFILSLQGPEGGLTFPMKGFSFYWLGQVFQEQRVGNFTDAFGRSLLLSFIVLTVSIAVSVMAGLAFRRRFAGSTTLFYLTISSLVVPSVLVSLGIGIAFQVLGLQTDWFSSGLGAQLTWTVPFAFLIMIGVFNRFNPSYEEAARDLGAGNLSTFREVVLPLIAPSLIGVGLLAFTLSYDEFTRTSLVSGQYNTLPLEIFGMTTNVTSPALYALGTLTTAFSFAVIASALTAYQFFSRKQRG
- a CDS encoding FdhF/YdeP family oxidoreductase, translating into MDAPKPEAQNSVPDRDNPNVPEAGGGFPVIQYWAEKTLSPDGVKLWQTLTHKSACLSCAWGTGGQKGGFTNELGEGIQRCMKSVEAIVAELQPGLQPHFFQQYSITELQQLNSQEADRLGRLSFPVILRAGQSHYERISWDEVYEIAAAAFRKPPERVASYSSGRSSNEAAFLLQLMLRAMGSNNLADCSDLCHAPSTVGLKQMFGSGTSMVSLESLKQSDCVVMIGSNAPANHPRLMNELIEIRDRGGKVIVINPAIEVGLVKFASPAFPIKSLLSGGTDISSLYLQPVPGSDTALLIGIQKALIEQNLVQWDYLKTHTEGWGAVIDRARSTDWETITSACGVSQDEIQLAAQMIGTSKAVVFAWAMGITHHENGTENVLTIANTALMTGNAGKPGAGTMPIRGHSNVQGFGSMGVTVRLKQQIQQALEKLLGKPLSRVQGYDARVLMEAADQDQVDTLLCLGGNFYAANPDLNQAKRALGNIDTIFYVATKPNLGHFHGLARQNTLILPVFNRFENPHKTTTESGNNFVRLNDEGKSHLNGQDADLTSEIELLTEIAHRIQGTDPIDWRKLQDTRYVRQLIAKTIPGYEAIAQIDDTKEEFTIADRVFNEPKFPTASGKAKMFVTQIPELTLPTLEDFGVTEAKQAIVLTLGTGRSYSQHNTVVYKPNDKYRGMPHRNCILMNRSDAEKAGFQEHQRVTVQGDAGKLENVEIIFGGIREGAAMMFYPEVNVIFKAKIDPQSGTPAYKRVPVAVYA